Proteins encoded within one genomic window of Edaphobacter lichenicola:
- a CDS encoding methyltransferase family protein, translated as MRANLLTLAVVIFTLGLLLTHAQEVVWSTAKVIGAVIAGVSFPLFVLARWQLGSSFSVKAKAGRLVTTGLYSRIRNPIYLFGGLFTVGLSLFFSVWGPLVVALVIVPVQVVRVRREERVLAGAFGEEYARYKSRTWF; from the coding sequence ATGAGAGCAAATCTGCTGACGCTTGCTGTCGTTATCTTTACGCTTGGTCTGCTTTTGACCCATGCGCAGGAGGTGGTTTGGAGCACGGCGAAGGTGATTGGAGCGGTGATCGCTGGGGTATCGTTTCCGTTGTTCGTGCTGGCTCGGTGGCAGCTGGGTAGTTCGTTTTCGGTGAAGGCGAAGGCTGGCCGACTGGTAACGACGGGGCTGTATTCGCGGATTCGCAATCCGATTTATCTGTTTGGGGGATTGTTCACGGTGGGGCTGTCGCTCTTCTTTTCGGTGTGGGGACCGCTGGTGGTGGCTTTGGTGATTGTGCCGGTGCAGGTCGTCAGGGTTCGCAGGGAAGAACGGGTTTTGGCTGGGGCGTTTGGGGAGGAGTACGCGCGTTACAAGAGCAGGACGTGGTTTTGA
- a CDS encoding RNA-binding S4 domain-containing protein — translation MTGTRIDKWLWAARFFKTREQASKACDMNRITSNNLSAKPSREVRLGDMLRIKNEAGEFEVEVLALSQQRGSAAVAQTLYRETESSKEARRKAAEERKLLGPIAYAAAPSKRPSKRDRRLIHSFRGDY, via the coding sequence ATGACCGGCACCCGCATCGACAAGTGGCTCTGGGCCGCCCGCTTCTTCAAGACCCGCGAGCAAGCCTCCAAAGCCTGCGACATGAACCGCATCACCTCGAACAACCTCTCCGCCAAGCCCTCCCGCGAGGTCCGCCTCGGCGACATGCTCCGCATCAAAAACGAAGCAGGCGAGTTCGAAGTCGAAGTCCTCGCCCTAAGCCAGCAGCGCGGCTCCGCAGCCGTAGCCCAAACCCTCTACCGCGAGACCGAATCCAGCAAAGAGGCTCGCCGCAAAGCCGCCGAAGAGCGCAAGCTCCTCGGCCCCATCGCCTACGCCGCCGCCCCGTCCAAGCGCCCCAGCAAGCGCGACCGCCGCCTCATCCACAGCTTCCGCGGCGACTACTGA
- a CDS encoding regulatory protein RecX codes for MAFVRPKKREPVGEAGLFEYAVGALARRMRTVRDLRRLMKARAEEGEAGERAMDAVIVRLKELNYLSDTRFAEDYTRVRKENEKFGKRRVQQDLMMKGVEKELVASTLESAYEDVDEVALARQYIARKRMKKPGGESVQKEAVRTMNRLMRAGFSSNAIFKVLRAWDLPEEALAGVEEEMD; via the coding sequence ATGGCGTTTGTGCGACCGAAGAAGCGGGAGCCGGTGGGTGAGGCGGGGTTGTTCGAGTATGCGGTGGGGGCGCTGGCGCGACGGATGCGGACGGTGCGGGATCTGCGACGGTTGATGAAGGCTCGCGCGGAGGAGGGGGAGGCTGGGGAGCGGGCGATGGATGCGGTGATCGTGCGGCTGAAGGAGCTGAACTACCTGAGCGATACGCGGTTTGCCGAGGACTATACGCGGGTGCGGAAGGAGAATGAGAAGTTCGGGAAGAGGCGCGTGCAGCAGGATTTGATGATGAAGGGGGTGGAGAAGGAGCTGGTGGCTTCGACGCTGGAGTCGGCGTATGAGGATGTGGATGAGGTGGCGCTGGCGCGGCAGTATATTGCGCGGAAGCGGATGAAGAAGCCTGGTGGGGAGAGTGTGCAGAAGGAGGCGGTTCGGACGATGAATCGGCTGATGCGGGCTGGGTTTTCTTCGAATGCGATCTTTAAGGTGCTGCGGGCTTGGGATCTGCCGGAGGAGGCGCTGGCTGGGGTGGAGGAGGAGATGGATTGA